In Schaalia sp. JY-X169, the following are encoded in one genomic region:
- a CDS encoding HAD family hydrolase — translation MQTLITPPPHDAPSLPYEEQVDHAREALPADLPDDPSKVLVALDVDGTLVTANGASENVRRTVASSIEAGINVVIATGRGVAATRPVFQELELPSGFSVSSNGAQIVRWERAQDGRHVYETLSETYFDPRAAVQAVLGVIPGTILGADGGDERMRVNQYFPPGELASVEDLHELEELLSFPTLRMVVRAPWLTRVEFEDALTSVDLSSVECAIGWTSWADLTAHGTTKAKGLETLVSDLGIDRRGTIAVGDGTNDIAMLEWAAHGVAMGTATPDIIAAANTTTGAVDHDGAAAVLDALLERY, via the coding sequence TTGCAAACACTGATTACGCCGCCGCCTCACGATGCGCCCTCCCTTCCATATGAAGAACAGGTAGACCACGCGCGAGAGGCTCTGCCCGCGGACTTGCCCGATGACCCCTCCAAGGTGCTTGTGGCTCTTGACGTTGACGGGACGCTCGTGACGGCGAACGGCGCGTCTGAGAACGTGCGACGCACAGTTGCGAGCTCCATTGAGGCAGGCATCAACGTCGTCATCGCCACCGGACGCGGGGTTGCGGCAACACGCCCGGTCTTCCAGGAGCTGGAACTCCCCTCCGGTTTCTCCGTTTCTTCGAATGGTGCACAGATCGTCCGCTGGGAGAGGGCCCAGGACGGCCGCCACGTCTATGAGACGTTGAGTGAGACGTACTTTGATCCCCGCGCTGCAGTTCAAGCGGTCCTCGGGGTGATTCCCGGGACCATCCTTGGCGCTGACGGTGGTGACGAACGCATGCGCGTCAACCAGTACTTCCCGCCGGGGGAGTTAGCGTCGGTGGAAGACCTGCATGAGCTTGAGGAGCTGCTTTCCTTCCCCACATTGCGCATGGTGGTGCGCGCACCCTGGTTGACCAGGGTCGAGTTCGAGGACGCTCTCACTTCCGTTGACCTGTCCTCTGTTGAGTGTGCCATTGGGTGGACATCGTGGGCTGATCTCACAGCCCACGGAACAACAAAGGCGAAGGGGTTGGAAACGCTGGTTTCCGACCTCGGCATCGACCGGCGCGGAACAATCGCGGTTGGGGATGGGACCAACGACATTGCAATGCTCGAGTGGGCCGCGCACGGTGTTGCCATGGGAACTGCAACTCCTGACATTATTGCCGCAGCGAACACAACCACAGGCGCTGTTGACCACGATGGTGCCGCCGCCGTCCTCGACGCCCTCCTAGAGAGGTATTAA
- a CDS encoding AGE family epimerase/isomerase, with protein sequence MGWLESVEHNRWLSRQLQDLLERGRAAWAPTGFGYFRPDGHLDLDKPIDLAITARMTFAFSLGVLMGIPGCRRYADHGVRCLQTYFRDREYGGWFTAIDHDPNEDGHGVPWADAGDSKWQYAHAFLILAAATATNANRPGAHELLQDALADQMLHWYDEENGLVADRYSRDWLVCEPYRGMNSLMHTVEAYLAASEAVQDIEWIQRAERMLGFAYREASHYSWRVPEHHDADWRPLLDFNKDDPNVPHYPYGFVIGHGMELARLGVQLRGALREEGLKEPAYLGQGSIELFERARKDGWRRNGKPGFVHTTDFEGNPVLTERLQWVLCEGICATVALRRATLDDGGHAGHVEAYEHSYHSWIDYLNDYMMLEPGVIARALNEDNEPMEGTISARPDIYHTIQAFLIGRVPMWPPLGAALSRGLLDHPEGAPRRPQNRRGKGGRGQRSIFSWGE encoded by the coding sequence ATGGGTTGGTTAGAGTCGGTTGAGCACAATCGGTGGCTTTCCAGACAACTCCAGGATCTCTTGGAAAGAGGGCGCGCAGCATGGGCGCCGACTGGATTTGGGTACTTCCGACCCGATGGGCACCTCGACCTCGACAAACCTATTGATCTTGCCATTACTGCGCGAATGACCTTCGCTTTTTCGCTGGGTGTCCTGATGGGAATCCCAGGGTGTCGTCGCTATGCTGACCACGGGGTACGCTGCCTGCAAACATACTTCCGCGACCGTGAGTATGGCGGGTGGTTTACCGCCATCGACCACGATCCGAACGAGGACGGACACGGTGTTCCCTGGGCTGACGCCGGTGACTCTAAGTGGCAGTATGCTCACGCGTTTCTGATTCTCGCGGCAGCAACAGCCACGAATGCCAACCGACCCGGGGCCCACGAGCTGCTGCAGGACGCCCTCGCCGACCAAATGCTCCACTGGTATGACGAAGAAAACGGGCTGGTAGCAGACCGTTACAGTCGGGATTGGTTAGTTTGTGAACCGTACCGGGGCATGAACTCTCTCATGCATACGGTGGAGGCGTACTTGGCTGCGTCCGAGGCCGTACAGGATATTGAGTGGATTCAACGCGCTGAGAGAATGTTGGGCTTCGCTTATCGGGAAGCCAGTCATTACTCGTGGCGCGTCCCGGAACATCACGACGCCGACTGGCGGCCTCTCCTTGACTTCAACAAGGATGATCCAAATGTGCCGCACTACCCTTACGGGTTCGTAATTGGTCACGGGATGGAGCTGGCGCGGCTCGGTGTGCAACTGCGCGGGGCGTTGCGAGAAGAGGGATTGAAAGAGCCAGCCTACTTGGGTCAGGGCTCAATCGAACTGTTTGAGCGTGCGCGTAAGGACGGTTGGCGACGCAATGGCAAACCGGGATTTGTGCACACGACAGATTTTGAGGGAAACCCGGTTCTTACCGAACGTTTGCAGTGGGTCCTTTGTGAGGGGATCTGCGCAACGGTGGCACTGCGGCGGGCAACACTGGATGACGGGGGCCATGCGGGGCACGTTGAAGCCTATGAGCACTCCTACCACTCGTGGATTGACTACCTCAATGACTACATGATGTTGGAGCCGGGTGTGATCGCGCGTGCCCTCAATGAGGACAACGAGCCGATGGAGGGCACGATTTCAGCCCGCCCAGACATTTATCACACGATCCAGGCCTTCTTGATTGGCCGTGTTCCGATGTGGCCGCCGCTTGGGGCTGCGCTGTCGCGTGGGCTCCTAGACCATCCCGAGGGGGCACCGCGGCGCCCGCAGAACAGGCGTGGCAAGGGCGGACGTGGGCAGAGGTCAATCTTCTCTTGGGGGGAGTAG
- a CDS encoding sugar ABC transporter ATP-binding protein — MLDSVDQHEETEYLASVSDVWKSYGGIPVLKGVSLNLRAGEIHALAGGNGAGKSTLMKVLTGVVTPDSGSVVINGKELRRLSPRSAHENGIYMVPQEPKLFPSLSVKENISLSLTGLNVPTSRIREVVKSLAPHINLNAPAGDLSISDQQLVEIVRGMLRDARVLIVDEPTSSLTAREVDSLFERLRALAADGVGIFYITHRMNEIFDLCNCVTVLRDGNMVFNSRVSDTSVAEVVQEMVPNAVQVAARTKGDKSFEVEVPTLKVDKLTGQGFNDISFEVYPGEIVGIAGVVGSGRTELVETVYGIRDGSGKVLLDGVDYSHRSPAASTGIGIAYVPEDRHANGVFLLGDIVHNTTSTILGSISASGFIKSKLEQDKVKDLTQRLALQQGSLSRAVGKLSGGNQQKVSLAKALASAPKTVILDEPSRGVDVGARADLYVLINELASSGTAVLVISSDFEEIVEVADRILVMRDGELKEELTGDRICLETVRDCCFDVTNGGQK, encoded by the coding sequence ATGCTTGACAGTGTTGACCAACATGAAGAGACAGAATACTTGGCATCTGTCTCAGACGTTTGGAAGTCATATGGCGGAATACCCGTCCTCAAGGGTGTGTCACTAAACCTGCGTGCCGGTGAAATCCACGCCCTGGCCGGTGGCAACGGTGCCGGCAAATCGACGCTAATGAAGGTCCTAACCGGAGTGGTGACTCCAGACTCAGGTTCTGTGGTTATCAACGGAAAAGAGCTTAGGCGTCTTTCCCCTCGGTCGGCTCACGAGAACGGCATCTACATGGTTCCCCAGGAACCGAAGCTGTTTCCGAGCCTCTCTGTCAAAGAGAACATTTCGCTATCGCTTACCGGCCTCAATGTGCCAACCAGTCGAATTCGCGAGGTTGTGAAGTCGCTTGCACCCCACATCAACCTCAATGCCCCCGCTGGTGACCTGTCTATTTCTGACCAGCAGCTAGTTGAGATTGTTCGCGGAATGCTCAGGGATGCCAGAGTGCTGATCGTTGATGAACCAACATCTTCCCTGACTGCTCGAGAGGTTGATTCGCTGTTCGAGCGTCTTCGCGCTCTTGCCGCCGACGGGGTTGGCATCTTCTACATCACGCATCGGATGAACGAGATCTTTGATCTATGTAACTGCGTCACCGTCTTGCGCGATGGGAACATGGTCTTCAACTCCCGGGTCTCAGATACTTCTGTGGCCGAAGTTGTGCAGGAAATGGTCCCTAATGCCGTACAGGTTGCTGCACGTACAAAGGGGGACAAGTCCTTTGAGGTCGAGGTCCCCACGCTGAAAGTAGACAAGCTAACCGGCCAGGGATTCAACGACATCTCGTTTGAGGTCTACCCGGGTGAGATCGTCGGAATCGCGGGAGTTGTGGGTTCGGGAAGGACCGAGCTCGTCGAAACGGTCTACGGGATTCGCGATGGTAGCGGCAAGGTCCTGCTTGACGGTGTCGACTACTCGCATCGGTCTCCGGCGGCCTCAACAGGCATTGGAATCGCCTATGTTCCCGAGGATCGTCATGCCAACGGCGTGTTTCTTCTGGGGGACATCGTCCATAACACGACCTCGACTATCTTGGGTAGCATCAGCGCGAGCGGTTTCATCAAGTCCAAACTCGAACAGGACAAAGTCAAAGATCTCACACAGCGCCTCGCCCTGCAGCAAGGATCCCTCTCCCGCGCAGTCGGCAAGCTGTCCGGTGGTAACCAGCAGAAGGTTTCTTTGGCCAAGGCACTGGCATCGGCGCCCAAGACCGTGATCCTTGATGAGCCGTCCCGCGGAGTCGATGTCGGAGCCCGCGCAGACCTTTACGTACTCATCAACGAACTGGCGTCCTCGGGCACCGCGGTACTCGTTATTTCCTCAGATTTTGAGGAAATCGTCGAGGTCGCGGACAGGATCCTTGTGATGCGCGACGGTGAACTTAAGGAAGAGCTAACCGGAGACAGAATCTGTCTTGAGACTGTCCGCGACTGCTGCTTCGACGTAACCAACGGAGGACAGAAATGA
- a CDS encoding ABC transporter permease has product MKELLKRREILTISGVLLLLVVVALFDTAFISPHNLSRTANSAVILILLAAGVTPVIITKNIDVSVGATLALSGILGAKLLVAGTNMWLVILFIAVLGGVLGAINGAIVTYGHVPSIVATLGTMSVYRGVSFLITGGYSIENIPRSFSRLGSLSLAGIPALVIAAILLVILLAVFLGRTRWGRYIYATGGNEEGARLIGIRTDLMTVLAFSISGLFAGLAAVVFIAQIGSISNQAGVGMEMSAIAAAVIGGVALTGGVGTVIGSLFGGLFITAATSAMQFMGVPGFWSSAVIGAVLLIALFADAIVRRRMDQRRIAERYRRDFDRTDQGGPPAVADLGQGSEALNQPTDKPEMLSASVGGTR; this is encoded by the coding sequence ATGAAAGAGCTTTTGAAGCGGCGTGAGATCCTCACAATTTCCGGAGTTCTACTTCTCCTGGTTGTCGTAGCCCTCTTTGACACCGCCTTTATCAGCCCACACAACCTCTCCCGCACGGCAAACTCCGCCGTCATCCTGATTCTCTTGGCCGCAGGTGTGACACCTGTGATCATCACCAAGAACATCGATGTCTCTGTTGGGGCAACCCTTGCCCTCTCGGGGATCCTCGGGGCAAAGCTCTTGGTTGCAGGTACCAACATGTGGCTCGTGATCCTCTTCATTGCAGTGTTGGGTGGCGTCCTCGGAGCGATCAACGGTGCAATTGTCACCTATGGGCATGTCCCATCAATCGTCGCGACGCTAGGAACGATGTCGGTGTACAGGGGCGTCTCCTTCCTAATCACAGGGGGATACTCGATTGAGAACATTCCTCGCTCGTTCTCGAGACTAGGTTCGCTGTCACTCGCAGGAATTCCCGCCCTCGTAATAGCCGCAATACTCCTTGTCATCCTTCTTGCGGTTTTCTTGGGCCGAACTCGATGGGGACGGTACATCTACGCGACTGGCGGTAACGAAGAGGGCGCTCGACTAATCGGCATTCGCACAGACCTCATGACGGTTCTTGCCTTCTCAATCTCCGGTCTGTTTGCAGGTCTCGCAGCCGTTGTTTTCATCGCCCAGATCGGGTCTATCTCAAATCAGGCTGGGGTCGGCATGGAGATGAGTGCCATTGCTGCCGCGGTAATCGGCGGTGTGGCCCTGACCGGTGGTGTGGGAACCGTGATTGGGTCCTTGTTCGGTGGGCTGTTCATAACCGCTGCGACCTCGGCCATGCAGTTCATGGGTGTTCCTGGATTCTGGTCCAGCGCAGTCATTGGTGCGGTCCTGCTAATCGCGCTGTTTGCGGATGCGATTGTTCGGCGCCGCATGGATCAGCGCCGGATTGCTGAACGATACCGCCGAGACTTTGACCGCACGGATCAAGGTGGTCCCCCAGCGGTTGCGGATTTGGGTCAGGGTTCTGAGGCGCTGAACCAACCCACCGATAAGCCAGAGATGTTGTCAGCAAGTGTTGGAGGAACCCGATGA
- a CDS encoding ABC transporter permease subunit (with IsrABC is involved with autoinducer 2 import) → MRFLKSLPKWETSLALVIIVEILIFGAINPRFLDPIRLLSSSSDFVAAGMLALPLAMIMLSGGIDISFGSIVSLGAITTGVAYLLSGSMVVGMVAGLIAGLVAGLINGGLIVYTGAAPMVITLGTQFLFAGLALGVSGLGGVSAFEGISNLPDWFNEIGIGKLIPAVPNMLVIFLVLAGIFWVLISKTTFGRQVRLLGMNPNAAKYAGLNITKINMLMYSIMGVTAGLVGILLTSYFGSSRPDVGVTLLMPALTLVVIGGVSMFGGEGSVLGVVLATFVIGYLQQGLRFAGLTEHQVGVIVGTVLIVVASLRWWAVRGSESFANRKGQRREQRAQKKLAASTTS, encoded by the coding sequence ATGAGATTCTTGAAGTCGCTACCCAAATGGGAGACATCCCTAGCGTTGGTGATCATCGTTGAAATCCTGATCTTCGGGGCAATTAACCCGAGGTTCCTTGACCCGATTCGACTGCTCTCATCATCATCAGACTTTGTCGCGGCGGGCATGCTAGCTCTGCCGTTGGCGATGATCATGCTGTCGGGCGGCATCGATATTTCATTTGGATCGATTGTCTCGCTCGGAGCAATCACCACGGGTGTCGCGTACCTTCTCAGCGGTTCGATGGTGGTCGGAATGGTGGCTGGTCTCATTGCGGGTCTGGTTGCGGGCCTGATCAACGGGGGGCTCATCGTCTATACCGGGGCAGCGCCGATGGTGATCACACTGGGTACTCAATTTCTCTTTGCTGGACTTGCCCTCGGGGTTTCCGGTCTGGGTGGAGTCTCCGCATTTGAAGGGATCTCAAACCTCCCAGACTGGTTCAACGAAATCGGTATCGGGAAGTTGATCCCCGCGGTGCCCAACATGCTGGTGATCTTCTTGGTGTTGGCGGGGATTTTTTGGGTCCTCATCTCCAAGACAACGTTTGGTCGCCAGGTTCGCCTCTTGGGAATGAATCCCAACGCGGCTAAGTATGCAGGACTCAACATCACCAAGATCAACATGTTGATGTACTCAATCATGGGCGTTACTGCCGGCTTGGTGGGCATCCTGCTTACCTCCTACTTCGGCTCCTCACGACCGGACGTTGGAGTCACACTCCTCATGCCCGCCCTCACATTGGTGGTTATCGGTGGTGTGTCCATGTTCGGTGGGGAGGGAAGTGTCCTGGGCGTGGTGCTCGCAACCTTCGTAATCGGCTACCTGCAGCAGGGGCTCCGATTTGCTGGTTTGACTGAGCATCAAGTCGGCGTGATCGTCGGCACCGTCCTTATTGTCGTCGCGTCGCTTCGCTGGTGGGCTGTCCGAGGGTCGGAGTCCTTTGCGAACCGTAAGGGACAACGGCGTGAACAGCGTGCTCAGAAAAAACTGGCCGCAAGTACTACCTCATAG
- the lsrB gene encoding autoinducer 2 ABC transporter substrate-binding protein LsrB: MKRIALASFSVLASLAVLAGCSSGGGAETAPESGTAGESGAAEGSGAQVAFIPKLTGVGFFEAGGEGAVAEGERLGLDVKYVGSPEASVAAQTEIINNYLGQGFQSLIVSSTSPDGLCTPLKRAMDDGNVVLTWDSDTNPECRQFYISQGTPQQMGELLVSMVTDQMPADEPAEVAFHYSSPTVTDQNQWTEVAKSVIAEDTSWDIVDTIYSENQTDLAVQQAEALINANPNLKAILCPDANALPGTAKAVENLGKTGEIIVVGFSTPNAMRDYVDSGVVNQFALWDVKMQGAISVFVANELLNGADLKVGDKIDYEGTELEIQNNSVQGYDESTNNEKSGIIVLPERVVFTKDNIANYDF; encoded by the coding sequence ATGAAACGTATCGCATTGGCGAGTTTCAGTGTCTTGGCTTCCCTAGCAGTTCTGGCCGGATGTTCATCCGGCGGTGGGGCCGAAACAGCACCGGAAAGCGGGACTGCAGGGGAATCTGGGGCTGCAGAAGGCTCTGGCGCCCAGGTCGCCTTCATTCCTAAACTGACAGGTGTTGGCTTCTTCGAGGCCGGTGGCGAAGGTGCCGTGGCCGAGGGCGAACGTCTGGGTCTTGACGTCAAGTATGTTGGATCTCCGGAAGCGTCCGTTGCAGCGCAAACAGAAATCATTAACAACTACCTGGGCCAGGGCTTCCAGAGTCTGATCGTTTCATCAACGTCCCCCGATGGGCTCTGCACTCCACTCAAGCGAGCCATGGATGATGGCAACGTTGTGCTCACATGGGACTCGGATACCAATCCGGAGTGCCGCCAGTTCTACATCTCGCAGGGCACCCCCCAGCAGATGGGTGAACTGCTGGTCAGTATGGTTACCGACCAGATGCCTGCTGATGAGCCCGCAGAAGTAGCCTTCCACTACTCATCACCGACGGTTACCGACCAGAACCAGTGGACCGAAGTTGCCAAGTCAGTGATCGCAGAGGACACGAGCTGGGACATCGTAGACACCATCTACTCGGAGAACCAGACGGATCTTGCAGTGCAGCAGGCCGAAGCACTGATCAACGCAAACCCGAACTTGAAGGCGATTCTTTGCCCTGATGCCAATGCTCTTCCGGGTACCGCTAAGGCCGTTGAAAACCTGGGGAAGACGGGTGAGATTATCGTTGTCGGCTTCTCGACCCCGAACGCAATGCGCGACTATGTTGACAGCGGTGTCGTCAACCAGTTCGCACTGTGGGACGTGAAGATGCAGGGCGCAATCTCCGTATTTGTTGCCAACGAACTGCTGAACGGTGCTGACCTGAAGGTAGGCGACAAGATCGACTACGAAGGTACTGAGCTGGAGATTCAGAACAACTCTGTCCAGGGCTACGACGAGTCCACGAACAACGAGAAGTCGGGCATCATCGTGCTTCCCGAGCGTGTTGTCTTCACAAAGGACAACATCGCCAACTACGACTTCTAA
- a CDS encoding sugar-binding transcriptional regulator: MGTPASSRRTSAVNEEDLLDVSWWYYVDGLTQDQIAERLSVSRASVARMIDKARLAGIVQFRIAPKFLANYESAQNIKQAFGLRDIMVVPDMASEGQSMVDENTRLGTLAANVLLSELRDGGTLGLGWGQAVSTVMSILDDEELEGIDLVSLTGGVNAYANAIRQVRSRGGNNSQSNIIPTPLYVSNPELASQLRKEETVKGALENARKVDVALTGIGGIGLESSLWRSGTSSEEDLQEVRESGAVGDLLAVFFDKDGSPVPLSRDACRIGIGMDALEQIPVVVAVAAGRAKHEAILAALKTKCIDVLVTDTATVDYLRDAIGPQVLAGS, translated from the coding sequence ATGGGAACACCCGCGTCGAGTCGTAGGACATCAGCAGTCAATGAGGAAGACCTCTTGGACGTTTCTTGGTGGTACTACGTTGACGGGCTTACCCAGGACCAGATTGCCGAGAGACTCTCCGTTTCACGGGCATCAGTCGCGAGGATGATCGACAAGGCACGTCTGGCTGGAATCGTCCAGTTCCGAATTGCCCCCAAGTTCCTTGCCAACTATGAGTCTGCACAGAACATCAAGCAAGCGTTCGGACTCAGAGACATCATGGTGGTTCCGGATATGGCATCCGAAGGCCAGTCAATGGTGGATGAAAATACCAGGTTGGGAACACTTGCTGCAAACGTCCTTCTGTCTGAGCTAAGAGATGGCGGCACGCTCGGGCTTGGGTGGGGGCAGGCTGTCTCTACAGTTATGTCCATCCTTGACGACGAAGAACTTGAGGGCATTGATCTAGTCTCCTTGACGGGCGGAGTAAACGCCTATGCCAACGCGATTCGGCAGGTGCGCTCCAGGGGTGGAAACAACTCTCAATCAAACATCATTCCCACTCCCCTCTACGTATCCAACCCGGAACTTGCGTCGCAGCTGCGTAAGGAAGAAACGGTGAAGGGTGCGTTGGAGAATGCTCGCAAGGTTGATGTGGCACTGACTGGGATCGGTGGCATCGGGCTGGAATCCTCACTGTGGCGTAGTGGCACCTCCTCGGAAGAGGACCTCCAGGAAGTACGCGAGTCCGGAGCTGTGGGTGACCTCCTCGCCGTCTTCTTCGACAAGGACGGCTCCCCGGTTCCACTGTCAAGGGATGCGTGTCGTATCGGCATCGGGATGGACGCCCTCGAACAGATTCCAGTTGTTGTGGCAGTGGCAGCGGGACGCGCCAAGCATGAGGCGATACTGGCTGCTCTCAAGACCAAGTGCATCGACGTGTTGGTGACAGATACGGCAACGGTTGATTACCTCAGGGACGCGATTGGCCCACAGGTTTTGGCCGGATCCTAA
- the lsrK gene encoding autoinducer-2 kinase — translation MYSMAIDAGTGSVRAVIFDLEGNELAAYSKDWDHVPVEGVPGSMDFDTAGGYLAILEVAEGALAESAIDRSKLVGVSATSMREAIVCLDSAGREVWACANVDARATREVRALREEEGLERRIYEISGQTLALAAQPRLLWLKRNMPAVYAEVTTVLMLSEWVLYKLSGEYACEPSNASTSGLLNLATRQPDDLLLTMCDLKPSLLPKARESGTRIGSVRPEIAEKLGIEPDVAVSLGGGDTQMAALGAAVVDAGQGLIVGGTFWQEAVNIPAPTTDPEMRVRINCAAEPGMWWAEAIAFHVGTSLRWFRDTFAGLEAVEAARAGVDTFQLLDERAARVPIGSYDIVPIFSDTMNYKAWRHAAPSFLNLPIHRSGDEVRAGMYRALLENAAIVSSLNMEMVAEFSGVTLDSIVLAGGGAKSPVWAQIVADVSDLRVDVPVVKETTAAGAALCAFVGARAFASVREAARAWSRIDYQALPNKSNHEQYKDVTERWQKAYAPQLVLADNGTTESLWRAPGT, via the coding sequence ATGTACTCGATGGCCATTGATGCCGGGACAGGCTCGGTTCGTGCGGTAATCTTCGACCTCGAAGGAAACGAGCTGGCGGCATATTCAAAGGACTGGGACCACGTTCCCGTCGAGGGCGTGCCGGGGTCAATGGACTTTGACACCGCGGGCGGATACCTCGCGATTCTTGAGGTTGCTGAAGGAGCGCTGGCTGAATCCGCCATCGACCGCAGCAAACTTGTGGGAGTTTCCGCAACGTCAATGCGTGAAGCGATTGTCTGTCTCGACTCAGCGGGTCGTGAAGTGTGGGCTTGCGCCAACGTTGACGCACGTGCCACGAGAGAGGTGCGAGCCCTCCGCGAAGAGGAGGGGCTGGAAAGGCGCATCTACGAAATCTCTGGACAGACCCTTGCACTGGCCGCCCAACCGCGGCTGCTGTGGCTGAAACGAAACATGCCCGCTGTTTACGCAGAGGTCACTACGGTCCTCATGCTTTCAGAATGGGTGCTCTACAAGCTAAGCGGTGAATACGCTTGCGAGCCGTCGAATGCTTCCACTTCGGGGCTCCTGAATCTCGCTACGCGTCAGCCGGATGACCTGCTTCTGACAATGTGCGACCTCAAGCCGAGCCTGCTGCCAAAAGCAAGAGAGTCCGGCACTCGAATCGGTAGTGTTCGCCCGGAGATTGCGGAGAAGTTGGGTATCGAACCTGATGTGGCAGTTTCCCTCGGCGGCGGAGACACGCAGATGGCTGCTTTGGGAGCAGCCGTGGTTGATGCAGGTCAGGGCCTGATCGTCGGAGGGACGTTCTGGCAGGAGGCCGTGAATATTCCTGCCCCTACAACCGACCCGGAAATGCGCGTCCGCATCAACTGCGCCGCAGAGCCCGGGATGTGGTGGGCAGAGGCAATCGCTTTCCACGTGGGGACTTCGTTGCGCTGGTTCCGTGACACTTTCGCTGGCCTGGAAGCGGTCGAGGCCGCGCGGGCCGGTGTGGACACGTTCCAACTGCTCGATGAGCGAGCCGCTCGAGTGCCGATCGGATCGTACGATATCGTTCCCATTTTCTCAGACACCATGAACTACAAGGCGTGGAGACATGCTGCGCCCTCGTTCTTGAACCTTCCAATCCACCGCAGTGGAGACGAGGTGCGGGCCGGGATGTACCGGGCCCTTCTGGAGAACGCCGCAATAGTCTCTTCCCTCAACATGGAGATGGTTGCCGAGTTCTCGGGAGTAACTCTTGACTCGATCGTCCTTGCTGGCGGTGGCGCCAAGTCACCCGTTTGGGCGCAGATTGTTGCGGATGTCTCCGATCTGCGAGTGGATGTCCCAGTCGTGAAAGAGACGACTGCAGCCGGCGCAGCGCTGTGTGCGTTCGTGGGAGCAAGAGCCTTCGCCTCGGTACGGGAGGCGGCGCGTGCGTGGAGTCGCATCGACTACCAAGCCCTGCCAAACAAAAGCAATCATGAGCAGTACAAAGACGTGACAGAGCGCTGGCAGAAGGCCTATGCGCCACAACTGGTCCTGGCTGACAACGGAACCACGGAGTCTCTGTGGCGCGCACCGGGCACATAA
- a CDS encoding cupin domain-containing protein, whose amino-acid sequence MEHCTFDEAEFRFGEYGPGYLMRGPRTDVGIVRLTPGTEAGNHYHAQIEETFYVLKGTATMWLDCRESFELKPGDVYRADPGEMHYFINNSEEVFEAIFIKAPYSPSDVIPVPWTVGEELPPLINQDGIKKKD is encoded by the coding sequence ATGGAACACTGCACTTTTGATGAGGCGGAGTTTCGATTCGGGGAGTATGGCCCAGGCTATTTGATGCGTGGTCCTCGCACAGATGTGGGGATCGTCCGACTCACCCCGGGCACCGAGGCTGGCAATCACTACCACGCGCAGATCGAGGAGACGTTCTACGTCCTCAAAGGAACTGCAACGATGTGGCTGGATTGTAGGGAGAGCTTCGAACTTAAGCCCGGTGACGTCTACAGGGCAGACCCCGGGGAGATGCACTACTTCATCAACAACTCTGAAGAGGTATTTGAAGCCATCTTCATCAAGGCGCCTTACAGCCCCTCTGACGTAATCCCGGTCCCGTGGACCGTGGGTGAGGAGCTTCCGCCACTTATCAACCAAGACGGAATCAAGAAGAAGGATTAG